Within Candidatus Thorarchaeota archaeon, the genomic segment GCAATATGCCAATATTCGTCGTGTCATCACAGAGGCGGTCTCGGCCTATACCGACGATGTTCGGTCTGGCAAGTTCCCTGATAAGGAACATAGTTTTGAGATGTCAGAAGAAGAGTCGGGTCGGCTCTACGGACGAGCAAAGCCGACCGAGGAATAATTGATTATTATTCTGCTTCTACTGTTCTGTTTAGCGCGGTAATGAGATCGTCAACGGGAATCCCGTGTACCGCAGCGCCTTGCTCGATATTCTCAAATCGTGCTGCAATACATCCAACACAATGAAGGCCATACTCCATGAATGTACTGACAGTGTCAGGCCATTTCATTACGACTTCAGTGATGCTCATATCCTTGGTGATCGTCTGTTCGTTCATTGTTCTCAGCCTATTGAGTTAACTATTGTAAAGTATCTGGGATGTGTATTTATGCATTGTGTTATTGGCTCCGCTTCCGAGTGTCAGGTACTCTTGTCTGAACGGATGCTCAGTCTTGTCCCAACTGCTGATGGAAATAATCTCTTTGGTACGGCATCAGCAAAAGCCTTGAGTGCTCGCCATCCTGTACAGTGGCCCACCAAAAGGATCTCTGGGTCCAATCTGGATAGATCCTGTATTGTTGCTTCTATCTTGTCGCTGCTGGCCCCTGAGAGGTGAAGTCCACCGACGACGGCTGCTATTCTCTTCTCGCCGGTCAATCGGATTGCATGTCGGGTCATATTCACGATACCCGCGTGACTACACCCTGAGATGATCACTAGGCCTCGATCACGCACGTTAAGAATTAGGCATCTGTCATCTATGATTTGCTGGTCGTCCTCCCACTTGCCATCGATAAGTATCTCGTGGCCAGAGTATCCCAGTTCATACGGCGTATTTCGTGGGACTTCTCCACTCACCAAGAACATGTCCTCTTGTAGAAGTTCGGGGTCTCGACTAAAGATCAATTCGCCTCCGAGATTCTGAATCTCCTGTTCGGACAAAATATCAGGAAGCAATCTTCGCTTTTCTACATCGGCTCTTCTAGCTACTGATCGAGAATGAAACATTCGTGGATGTACATGGACAGGGATGTGCCGTGATCCTGTCTGCTCGAGAATCCAGCGGAGGCCACCAAAATGATCCCAATGGCCGTGGGACATGACAATCTCATCTATCGTGCTGGTATCCAAATCGAGTGATGCAAAATTATGGGCGATGAGCTCATCTGACGGTCCGGTATCGTAGAGAACGGTCTTTGTCACCTGATCCACTGTGGCACGGACTAAGACTGATAGACCGTGGCCTGCCCACAGGTACCGGGGATTGCCTCTCTCACCCACCCAGTCTGTTGGAAAGGTGATCTGCCCTGCTTCGTCCTTTGCTCCGCCTATCATGTTGTCAACAACAATTGTGGTCTCCGCGGTGTCCACTGTCTTGATGTTCCACACAATGCTGACCTCTTCAAAGAACCATGTGTTCGAGTCCGAGTTCCTTTAGAACCTCGGGATAGATCTTGTAGAGCGGCTTGATCTTCGATAGCAGCCCCAACGCCTTTGCTATCGATCCCTGCATCTTGACTTGGCCTCGTGCCATTGCCACGGTCACGTTCAACTTGCCCTGCCAGAACTTGTTTGTGGTCTCAGAAGTGCTCCACACAACAATCTCTGGTTCCACGGTCGAGTCAAAGGAGATTGTCCCAAGTTCTCCATCAGGCCCGGGGTTCTTGAAATCAATTGTGAGCTGGACATCTGGCTGGACAATATCAAAACGTACAATGAATGGCGACTTCTTCATCTTGGCCATAATCTCTTTATGCTCTTGGGCCTTCTCCCAAAAGCGCGTGAATACCTCTTTGAACTGTTCTGCACTCTCGTAAAATGGCATTGCGTTTTCCTCACTGCTACATATACGTGTACGGCCAGATAGAAACGTTACGTTTTTCGATTCTGGGCCACTTGTCATTCTATTATGACCGTGTATGTGGGTATTTGAACAATCCATGCGATTCAATGTTCACGATTCCGATTAACCGTTTGTGACCCCTCTCTCATGGGATGTCCCTTCCATATTTGTGCACACAAATGTTATCTTGAATATTAGCTAATAGTTCTAGTGTGGTGGGAATTTGACAGGAATCAAATCGGTGTTGAACAAGATTCTTGATGTGTATCTTGACCAAGGTGTCGTCGAAATGTTCTTGGCCGGGCCACGAGTTGTCATTCGAGTTGGTAACGACCAAATTGTGGTCCCTGGCAAATGGCTGAGTCCAGAAGTGTTGTCTAAGATCACTGAGCGCTTCTACTCGGTTCCAAATCTGACAAGCCAGATCAAAGTTGTTCACGCGCTGCGTCGGATGCTTGATAGCTTCATGTATCTGGACCTTGTCAATATCGATAAGGAACTTGACAGCCTTGAGTATATACTGAAAAGAAGGTTTTCTAAAAAGAAAAAGAAAAAATCCGGTTCTCGGCAATTGGTCTTTCGATCAAATCCCCCTGGGATTGTTCATTTCAGATTCATTGAAGACCAGAAAAAGTACTTGCTAGTTAGTGATTCATCTGCAAATACCGAAACTCTTCATGAGCTCCCCATGGTGTATCAACTAAGGCAGCATTGGCCTTTTGGAACCGTGTTAAAGAGTTTCAGTCTTCTACACGAGCATCACTATGGTTGGAGACGCATATTCGAGCTTGACGCGATTGCCATTAACAAGAGCGATCTCTTCATTTTCGAGATGAAGAATAAAACGTACTCCGATCCATCCGGTCTCCTATTACACTTTAGAGATGCAGCTCTGACCATTCGTAAATGGACTCAAAAGATGGGACTGCCCATTAGTAAACTGGTCCCGATCATTTACTTGCGGCATGAGAGCGACACACTCTCCCCGTTCTTTAATCATCTCTTCTATTCGTCCGTACAACAAGGTATCTCTGATGAGTTCATACGCTCTCTTCGGGCATTTCCACTCTCTCATAGCACAGACGAATTTCAGAAACATGTGCTTCTCGAACATAGCTCATAGATGATTCGAGGTACTGATTGCTCTGATTATCGGCTTGATGAATGTATGCGAGCGGCGATCAAGTAGTTGGTCTTCTATGCGGCAAGTAGATAGGTCTCAAGCTCCCATGAGCTAATGGTAGTTGTTTCACCACTTGCTTCCCTGTTGAATTCGTTCCATGCCTTTCGGCCAAGATTGATGATCTCATCGGCCAGTGATCTTCCAAGGGCATCACGGACAGTGTTGTCCTGTTTCAGGGCGGCCAGTGCCTCAAGCAAGTTAGTTGGGAGCGCTTCGTATTCATTGCCATGTGTGAATAGGTCTTCGGTCACTGGTTCCGGAGGTTGTAGTCCTTTATCTATGCCGTCCAGTCCTGCTGCAAGAATTGCTGCGGTTGCAAGATAGGGACTTGCCAATGGATCCGGACATCGGATCTCGATTCTCGCAGCGGATTTGGCGGGGCCAAACTGAGGAACTCGGATCATTGCAGTTCTGTTTCGTGGCCCCCATGCTATGAGTGTTGGAGCCTCGAATCCGGGCCTGAGACGACGAAATGAGTTTATTGTAGATGCGACAATTGCAGTCAATGCAGGGGCATGTTCAAGGATGCCGGCGACATAGTGCTGAGCGAGTTCGGAGAGATTGCCTGTGCTATCCGTTGCAAATAGGTTTGTGTTCGTCTTTGTATCCCAAAGACTCTGGTGTAGATGCATTCCGTTGCCGGGGGCACCACTCATTGGTTTAGGCATGAACGTTGCGACGCACCCCTTGCTCATTGCTAGTTCACTGATGGCCAATCGTGCCATTGTGACCCAGTCTGCTTCCTCCAGTGCATCAGTATGTTGAATTCCGATCTCGTGTTGGCTCTTCCCGACTTCATGATGATGTGATGTTGTCGCAACACCAAGATAGTCGAGGACCTCGATCGCCTCTCTTCTGAACGGGAGACCTTGATCCTGTGGTGGTGACGATAGATAGCCTCCGTTGTCTATTGGTCTGATCCCATTATTATCACCGGCTAGGAGATAGAATTCCAATTCGCTCCCGACAAGAAGTCTCATGTCGCGTTCCAGTGCGGCAGTGGCTCCCTTTTTCAGAACTTGCCTGACATCATGTGGATGTGTTTGTCTATTGGTATCCACGATCTCGCAGAGAGTAAATGCGGCAGCAGGATCCCACGGTTGAACGATGGGCCGCTCAAAAAGAGGCCGGAGCAGCAGATCGCTCGTATTCACACTCTCCAGTGCTGGGACTGAAGAGCCATCAAACCATACTCCCTGCGCCCACACGTTCTGTTTTTTTTCATAACCGACCTCAACGGAACGAGTTGTGCCATGTACTGTAGAAAAGAGCAATCTAAGGAATCGTGGTCTTGTGAACTGAAGCAATCTTTGTATCTCCGGCGCCGATTCGGCAGTTCGGAGGGTTACTAAAATATTATCCCGCCAATCACAGAAAGACTTTCATATTATTTCGAAAATAAAGAGTCATGCACGAAAAAAATTCGGTAGCCTTAGATCCAACTGACATCAGGATCCTTGAGATCCTCCAAGAAGATTGCAAAAAACGCATTGCTGATATTGCGAAAGAAGTCGGGCGTGGGATATCAAGTGTGCATGCCCGGATAAAGGCCCTTGAGGCTAATGGCGTTATCAATGCCTACCGCTGTGTAATCAATCCTGCGGCAGTCAAGAGATCCACCTTGGCGTTCATTTTGATTCGTGTCAGATATCGTGCTCCGGGAACTGATGAGGTGCTCTCTCAGCGCGATCTCTGTAAGGAGCTTGCAAAGCATCCCTATGTCCAAGAGGTCCATGTCTTGAGCGGCGAGTTTGATGTCCTTCTAAAAGTTCGAACTGGCAACGTAGAGGAGATCAACTCATTCATTGTAGACTTTCTCCGTGAGATCCCCGCCGTTGAGCGAACTCACACAATGTTCACAATGGACACGTATCTTGAGACCTCAGAGATTCGTGATCTCCAAAATCGAAGTCAGGAATTTCATTGAGTCGTACTTTTCTGTAGGTGATCCCTCCAGAATGAGTTGTCACTTTAGACAATATTACGATTGTTCATACTCTTTGCACAGGTTTCCGGCTCTGTGTGAAAAGTCAGTGAAATAGTGATCATGAGTAGCATGAACACCATTTTGCGATCGAATCCAAAACGTTTCGGAATCCATTCTGACTTGAACGATCTATATCTGTGGACTTTTCACACAGCTCCCAGGTTTCCGAAGAGATTAAGTATCACCATGCGTTGAGCATTCCTTACAAAAGGCCTCCCGATGAGGAGGTAAAAGGAAGGACGTTTTGAGAGATGAGTCGTAAAGTCTGTATCGCAGGCGGTGCGACCACCCCGTTTGGCTATCCGATGCATTTGACGCCTGAGGCGATGATTGCAAATTGCATCGTCGAGACCCAGCAGGACATACCCGATTTTCACCTGCGGGATCTCGATCTCATGATCTACTCACATTTTTCGGTACACTTTGGTAAACAATTGTGCCCCGAGTGGGTTGTTCATGACCATCTGGGGCTGGTTGGCGTGCCTCACTTCCGAGTTGAGAATGGTGGTAACACAGGAGGCTCTGCCCTCTATGCAGCATTTCTGGCTGTCAAGTCTGGCCTATTTGATGTAGTAGGTGTTGCGGGCTGGGAGACTATGGATAATGTGACCCAATCGCAGGGATCGGAGTTTATCGCTCTGGCCTCTGACACGAGATATGAGGCACTGGCTGGTGGTATCTATCCAATCTACTATGCTGCAATGGCTTACAAGTTCATGAAAGAGCACAATCTCACAGAAGAAGACTTTGCTCTTGCCGCCATTAAGAACCGAAACTATGCCGCAGACAATCCCAAGTCTCAGTGGTATCGTGGTGAGTACAAGAAGTACAACCGTGATCTCACCATTGATGATGTCATGCAGAGCAGACTGATCAGTTATCCTCTGAAGCGGTATGACTGCTGTCTGATGAGCCGAGGTGGTTCCTTTGCACTGGTCACCAGTGAGGAGTGGGCTAAGAAACATGCTGATGGCAAATATGTCCTCATTGATGGTGCTGGTCTCTCCAGTTGTACTATCCGTGCAGGAGATCGGCTTAGCTTCCCCGGTTGGACCGAACGCTATGGGAAGGGCTATCCTGACATGACTGAGTTTGCAGCATGCAGGCATTCTGGTGAAGTTGCCTATGACATGGCTGGTATTGAGTACAAGAAGGCAGTCAAAGAGGTTGACGTTGCTGAGATACATGATGCATTTAGTTCGTCTGAGACCCAGATCTACAAGGCACTCCACTGGTGTGATAAGGACAACATTCGCGAGTTTGTCAGGGAGCGAAGAACCTTCATGGATGGTGATGTTCCCGTTAATCCGGGTGGCGGTCTCATGGGCTTTGGGCATCCTGTTGGTGCGACTGGTATCATGTCTGCAATTGAGGTCTACTATCAGCTTACTGACATGATCCCCAAGAAACACAGAAGTTCCAAGACCTACGTGCGTGATGCACAGACTGGTCTCGTGAACAGTCATGCTGGAACTGGAACGAGTATTTCAAACTTCATTCTAAGGAGGCCGTAAAGATGGTGGACGATAAACGAATGCACAAGATTCCGGATGAGGTCGAGTATACCGACAAGCATTCTGACGACTTTCGTGGCGATGTCCGAGAGCACGGCTTCCAGTTTGTCGGATACGATTGGGCTCCCGAGGAGGAACAGTTCAAGATCTATCTTCACTACGACCAGTTGTACTATTGGAAGCTCGCTGAGCTCTCAAAGATGGGAAAGGGCTTTCTCGATGGAGAGCTGTGGGGAACTAAATGTCCTAAGTGTGGCGACAAGTTCTTCCCACCACGAGTCAACTGTTGGAACCTAGACTGCAATCTGGAGAAGACCGAATGGATTAAACTCAAACCTGAAGGTCATGTTCATACCTTCACGATCGCAGGATGGAGTGGCAAGTCCTCGCTCAAGCGATTGCCCTTTGTCTTGGCATATGTTGTCATTGACGGCTGTCAGACCGCTGTCGCTAATGAACTACGAGGAATTGATCCGTGGGATGCCGAGTTCGGAATGCCCGTCAAGGTCGTCTGGGCGGATCCAAAAGACCGGCGAGGTACCATTACTGACTTCTGGTTCGAACCCGCTGATGGTTGGAAACCGTCACCAATGAATCCCGAAAAGGAACGGATCAAAGAACTCTGTCAGCCAGTCTACGAATGGGTCAAGACCCTCAAGTAAACTTTAGATGGAGGCATCACTGCCTCCCCTCTTATTTTTTATTTTACCTCTTTCTTGCGCCTTATTCTCAGTCAGTCCGTGCTCGCTTGTGTGAAATTTCTTGTAAAGATTTGTTATCCCCCTACTCTGTTTTTCCTGTATCCTGACTTTGTGTACTCGTGGTAGTCACCTTCGCTAATTATTCACCGATTGGCAGAGGAACTGTAACTGATTTACTCATAAGTGAATGTTGACATAGGTAAATACGTTGTAGTCTTCCCTTCTAAAGTGCAACAAACTCTCTATCACTGCGCCACATTTTTCTCTCCTCATCAAATGCTTTGTACCATGGCGCATAGACTTGGCTCATGTGATAGTCTATGAGTGTGACGTCAAAGGTCTCTATTTGTTCACGAAGCAAGTTCAATAGTGCAGAGAGATGGCTTTGTGGAAGCCTCAAGTACCAAAAGAGGAACCCACCAGAGGTCTTGAAACTTGAGCTGAATGGGATGGGTTGGCTCTTTAAGCGCCTTGCGATTCTACTTG encodes:
- a CDS encoding DUF1858 domain-containing protein, with the translated sequence MNEQTITKDMSITEVVMKWPDTVSTFMEYGLHCVGCIAARFENIEQGAAVHGIPVDDLITALNRTVEAE
- a CDS encoding MBL fold metallo-hydrolase, with product MWNIKTVDTAETTIVVDNMIGGAKDEAGQITFPTDWVGERGNPRYLWAGHGLSVLVRATVDQVTKTVLYDTGPSDELIAHNFASLDLDTSTIDEIVMSHGHWDHFGGLRWILEQTGSRHIPVHVHPRMFHSRSVARRADVEKRRLLPDILSEQEIQNLGGELIFSRDPELLQEDMFLVSGEVPRNTPYELGYSGHEILIDGKWEDDQQIIDDRCLILNVRDRGLVIISGCSHAGIVNMTRHAIRLTGEKRIAAVVGGLHLSGASSDKIEATIQDLSRLDPEILLVGHCTGWRALKAFADAVPKRLFPSAVGTRLSIRSDKST
- a CDS encoding Lrp/AsnC family transcriptional regulator encodes the protein MHEKNSVALDPTDIRILEILQEDCKKRIADIAKEVGRGISSVHARIKALEANGVINAYRCVINPAAVKRSTLAFILIRVRYRAPGTDEVLSQRDLCKELAKHPYVQEVHVLSGEFDVLLKVRTGNVEEINSFIVDFLREIPAVERTHTMFTMDTYLETSEIRDLQNRSQEFH
- a CDS encoding SCP2 sterol-binding domain-containing protein — protein: MPFYESAEQFKEVFTRFWEKAQEHKEIMAKMKKSPFIVRFDIVQPDVQLTIDFKNPGPDGELGTISFDSTVEPEIVVWSTSETTNKFWQGKLNVTVAMARGQVKMQGSIAKALGLLSKIKPLYKIYPEVLKELGLEHMVL
- a CDS encoding glutamine synthetase family protein — translated: MLQFTRPRFLRLLFSTVHGTTRSVEVGYEKKQNVWAQGVWFDGSSVPALESVNTSDLLLRPLFERPIVQPWDPAAAFTLCEIVDTNRQTHPHDVRQVLKKGATAALERDMRLLVGSELEFYLLAGDNNGIRPIDNGGYLSSPPQDQGLPFRREAIEVLDYLGVATTSHHHEVGKSQHEIGIQHTDALEEADWVTMARLAISELAMSKGCVATFMPKPMSGAPGNGMHLHQSLWDTKTNTNLFATDSTGNLSELAQHYVAGILEHAPALTAIVASTINSFRRLRPGFEAPTLIAWGPRNRTAMIRVPQFGPAKSAARIEIRCPDPLASPYLATAAILAAGLDGIDKGLQPPEPVTEDLFTHGNEYEALPTNLLEALAALKQDNTVRDALGRSLADEIINLGRKAWNEFNREASGETTTISSWELETYLLAA
- a CDS encoding Zn-ribbon domain-containing OB-fold protein, translating into MVDDKRMHKIPDEVEYTDKHSDDFRGDVREHGFQFVGYDWAPEEEQFKIYLHYDQLYYWKLAELSKMGKGFLDGELWGTKCPKCGDKFFPPRVNCWNLDCNLEKTEWIKLKPEGHVHTFTIAGWSGKSSLKRLPFVLAYVVIDGCQTAVANELRGIDPWDAEFGMPVKVVWADPKDRRGTITDFWFEPADGWKPSPMNPEKERIKELCQPVYEWVKTLK
- a CDS encoding thiolase domain-containing protein (Catalyzes the synthesis of acetoacetyl coenzyme A from two molecules of acetyl coenzyme A. It can also act as a thiolase, catalyzing the reverse reaction and generating two-carbon units from the four-carbon product of fatty acid oxidation), with translation MSRKVCIAGGATTPFGYPMHLTPEAMIANCIVETQQDIPDFHLRDLDLMIYSHFSVHFGKQLCPEWVVHDHLGLVGVPHFRVENGGNTGGSALYAAFLAVKSGLFDVVGVAGWETMDNVTQSQGSEFIALASDTRYEALAGGIYPIYYAAMAYKFMKEHNLTEEDFALAAIKNRNYAADNPKSQWYRGEYKKYNRDLTIDDVMQSRLISYPLKRYDCCLMSRGGSFALVTSEEWAKKHADGKYVLIDGAGLSSCTIRAGDRLSFPGWTERYGKGYPDMTEFAACRHSGEVAYDMAGIEYKKAVKEVDVAEIHDAFSSSETQIYKALHWCDKDNIREFVRERRTFMDGDVPVNPGGGLMGFGHPVGATGIMSAIEVYYQLTDMIPKKHRSSKTYVRDAQTGLVNSHAGTGTSISNFILRRP